A genome region from Crossiella equi includes the following:
- a CDS encoding helix-turn-helix transcriptional regulator, with amino-acid sequence MSVARAERLVNLVLCLLSTRQYLTADRIRSIVPGYTDAANQEAFFRMFERDKAELRDLGVPLETGRHSAFDPEGYRIARRDYELGEIDLEPDEAAAVALAVRLWESPELTGAAHGALVKLRAAGVDVDQAAPSIVEPKVRANEPAFGPLLAAVHAGKVVSFDYRKQGGAEPGRRTVEPWGVVSWRGRWYLVGQDRDREAPRCFRLSRVVGIPKATGRDGVVRRPEGVDLLHYVVGDQESAPQSAPARVWVALDRAHGLRRRAKAVETMELDGELGEVMEIDLVYPNSAASWIAGYGPDVAVLEPESLRAHVRQLLAGAAGEGR; translated from the coding sequence GTGTCCGTTGCCCGTGCCGAACGCCTGGTGAACCTGGTCCTCTGCCTGCTGTCGACCCGTCAGTACCTGACGGCCGACCGGATCCGCTCGATCGTGCCCGGGTACACCGACGCGGCCAACCAGGAAGCCTTCTTCCGCATGTTCGAGCGGGACAAGGCCGAGCTCCGCGATCTCGGGGTGCCGCTGGAGACCGGGCGGCACTCGGCCTTCGACCCAGAGGGCTACCGCATCGCCCGGCGCGACTACGAGCTGGGCGAGATCGACCTGGAGCCGGACGAGGCCGCCGCGGTGGCGCTGGCCGTGCGGTTGTGGGAGTCGCCGGAGCTGACCGGTGCCGCCCACGGCGCGCTGGTCAAGCTGCGTGCCGCCGGGGTCGACGTCGACCAGGCCGCGCCCTCGATCGTGGAGCCGAAGGTGCGGGCCAACGAGCCCGCGTTCGGGCCGCTGCTGGCGGCTGTGCACGCGGGCAAGGTGGTCAGTTTCGACTACCGCAAGCAGGGCGGTGCCGAGCCCGGCCGGCGCACGGTCGAGCCGTGGGGCGTGGTGTCCTGGCGCGGGCGCTGGTACCTGGTCGGCCAGGACCGCGACCGCGAGGCGCCGAGGTGCTTCCGGCTGTCCCGGGTGGTCGGCATCCCCAAGGCCACCGGCCGGGACGGGGTGGTGCGCCGGCCCGAGGGCGTCGACCTGCTGCACTACGTGGTGGGCGACCAGGAGAGCGCGCCGCAGTCCGCGCCCGCGCGGGTGTGGGTGGCGCTGGACCGCGCGCACGGGCTGCGCAGGCGGGCCAAGGCCGTGGAGACGATGGAACTGGACGGTGAGCTCGGCGAGGTGATGGAGATCGACCTGGTGTACCCGAACTCGGCGGCGAGCTGGATCGCCGGGTACGGGCCGGACGTGGCCGTGCTGGAACCGGAGTCGCTGCGCGCGCACGTGCGCCAGCTGCTGGCCGGAGCGGCGGGTGAGGGCCGGTGA
- a CDS encoding RNA polymerase sigma factor — protein sequence MTAGDAHRAVEAVWRIESARVVAGLARLVRDVGLAEELAQDVLVAALEQWPESGVPRNPGAWLVAAGRNRAIDLIRRDVNYRRKLAEIGRDLTEAVPDLAEAVGEDIEDDLLRLVFTACHPVLTTESRVALTLRMLGGLTTREIARAFLSTEPTVGQRISRAKKTLAEAKVPFETPHGAERAARLPSVLEVIYLIFNEGYSATAGEDWLRPELCAEAMRLGRVLAGLMPEEAEVHGLVALMELQASRNRARVAPDGTPVLLLDQDRSRWDRLLITRGLAALARAEELGRTRGPYTVQAEIAACHARARTAGETDWVRIAAQYQALALLVPSPVVELNRAVAVGMAFGPEPALDLVEQLSQEPALRGYHLLPAVKADLLGKLGRPREAVAEYERAAGLTSNAVQRSQLLERATELRRSI from the coding sequence GTGACGGCAGGCGACGCCCACCGGGCGGTCGAGGCGGTGTGGCGGATCGAGTCGGCGCGCGTGGTGGCGGGCCTGGCCCGGCTGGTGCGCGACGTGGGCCTGGCCGAGGAGCTGGCCCAGGACGTGCTGGTGGCCGCACTGGAGCAGTGGCCGGAGTCGGGGGTGCCGCGCAACCCGGGTGCCTGGCTGGTGGCCGCCGGGCGCAACCGCGCGATCGACCTGATCCGCCGCGACGTGAACTACCGCCGCAAGCTCGCCGAGATCGGCCGCGACCTGACCGAGGCCGTGCCGGACCTGGCCGAGGCGGTCGGCGAGGACATCGAGGACGACCTGCTGCGGCTGGTGTTCACCGCCTGCCACCCGGTGCTGACCACCGAGTCGCGGGTGGCGCTGACCCTGCGCATGCTCGGCGGCCTGACCACGCGGGAGATCGCCCGGGCGTTCCTGAGCACCGAACCGACCGTGGGACAGCGCATCTCGCGGGCGAAGAAGACCCTCGCCGAGGCGAAGGTGCCGTTCGAGACCCCGCACGGCGCGGAGCGGGCGGCCCGCCTGCCGTCCGTGCTGGAGGTCATCTACCTGATCTTCAACGAGGGCTACTCGGCGACCGCGGGCGAGGACTGGCTGCGGCCGGAGCTGTGCGCGGAGGCGATGCGGCTGGGCCGCGTGCTGGCCGGGCTGATGCCCGAGGAGGCCGAGGTGCACGGCCTGGTGGCGCTGATGGAGCTCCAGGCCTCGCGCAACCGGGCCCGGGTGGCACCGGACGGCACGCCGGTGCTGCTGCTGGACCAGGACCGCTCGCGCTGGGACCGGCTGCTCATCACGCGTGGCCTGGCCGCGCTGGCGCGCGCGGAGGAGCTGGGCCGCACGCGCGGGCCGTACACCGTGCAGGCCGAGATCGCGGCCTGCCACGCGCGGGCGCGCACGGCCGGGGAGACCGACTGGGTGCGCATCGCCGCGCAGTACCAGGCGCTGGCGCTGCTGGTGCCCTCGCCCGTGGTCGAGCTCAACCGCGCGGTGGCGGTCGGCATGGCGTTCGGGCCGGAACCGGCACTCGATCTGGTGGAGCAGCTCAGCCAGGAACCGGCGCTGCGGGGCTACCACCTGCTGCCCGCGGTAAAAGCCGACCTCCTGGGAAAACTGGGCCGCCCGCGCGAAGCGGTCGCCGAGTACGAACGGGCCGCAGGGCTGACCAGCAACGCTGTGCAACGGTCGCAGCTACTCGAAAGGGCGACTGAGCTGCGAAGATCGATTTGA
- a CDS encoding flavin-containing monooxygenase, with protein MASYARKIPAVVIGGGQSGLAAARALLARGFRPVVLEAGAEPVGSWPQYYDSLKLFTPVRFNGLPGLPFPGHPDRFPSRDDVVAYLRAYAASLDCEIRTRTRVESVLCEAAGFVVRSADGSVDRAPVVISATGEFSSPHRPDLGLGPFTGRVLHSCEYRAPEEFAGQRVVVVGAGNSGVQIAVELAGHARTTLASRRPPRIHRMVKPGQEDKRQYFWDVFATLGRLPLGPLFFRKGEMAQYVLDNVGGASEALKARRPDARPLFTAADGDTLTWRDGTREHVDAVILATGFRPGREYLRTIGALDPAGRPRQWWGVSTTHPGLGYVGLFGQRALYTGSLGGAGWDADYVARALRRKVVRRLATDEVRELSGIR; from the coding sequence ATGGCGAGCTACGCCCGAAAGATCCCGGCGGTCGTCATCGGAGGGGGACAGTCCGGCCTGGCCGCCGCGCGCGCACTGCTCGCGCGGGGGTTCCGGCCGGTGGTGCTGGAGGCGGGGGCGGAGCCGGTCGGCTCCTGGCCCCAGTACTACGACAGCCTCAAGCTGTTCACCCCGGTGCGCTTCAACGGCCTGCCCGGACTGCCGTTCCCCGGTCACCCCGACCGCTTCCCCAGCCGCGACGACGTCGTAGCCTACCTGCGCGCCTACGCGGCGTCCCTGGACTGCGAGATCCGCACGCGCACCCGGGTCGAGTCGGTGCTCTGCGAGGCCGCCGGGTTCGTCGTGCGCAGCGCCGACGGCTCGGTCGACCGCGCCCCGGTCGTCATCTCGGCCACCGGCGAGTTCAGCTCCCCGCACCGCCCGGACCTGGGGCTGGGCCCGTTCACCGGGCGGGTCCTGCACTCCTGCGAGTACCGTGCGCCGGAGGAGTTCGCCGGGCAGCGCGTGGTGGTCGTGGGCGCGGGCAACTCGGGGGTGCAGATCGCGGTCGAGCTGGCCGGGCACGCGCGGACCACGCTGGCCAGCCGCCGCCCGCCACGCATCCACCGCATGGTCAAGCCGGGCCAGGAGGACAAGCGCCAGTACTTCTGGGACGTCTTCGCCACCCTCGGCAGACTGCCCCTGGGCCCGTTGTTCTTCCGCAAGGGGGAGATGGCCCAGTACGTGCTCGACAACGTTGGCGGCGCATCGGAGGCGTTGAAGGCACGCCGCCCGGACGCCCGCCCGCTGTTCACCGCCGCCGACGGCGACACGCTGACCTGGCGCGACGGCACCCGCGAGCACGTGGACGCGGTCATCCTGGCCACCGGTTTCCGCCCCGGCCGGGAGTACCTGCGCACCATCGGCGCCCTGGACCCGGCCGGGCGGCCGAGGCAGTGGTGGGGTGTGTCCACCACCCACCCGGGCCTGGGGTACGTGGGCCTGTTCGGCCAGCGTGCGCTGTACACGGGCTCCCTGGGCGGCGCGGGCTGGGACGCGGACTACGTCGCCAGGGCACTGCGCCGCAAGGTGGTTCGAAGGTTGGCAACTGACGAAGTGCGGGAGTTGTCGGGGATCCGTTGA
- a CDS encoding bacteriophage holin encodes MSYLYFLIPVALGLLVLGMVAFRVLRGMSRLNAARGRVQRDVLDRTGLLKARGAALRVAVAQRWGDRRGNPD; translated from the coding sequence GTGTCCTACCTGTACTTCCTCATCCCCGTGGCCCTGGGCCTGCTGGTGCTCGGAATGGTGGCATTTCGGGTACTCCGCGGCATGTCCCGGCTCAACGCCGCCCGGGGGCGGGTGCAGCGCGATGTGCTGGACCGGACCGGGCTGTTGAAGGCCCGAGGTGCGGCTTTGCGGGTGGCGGTGGCGCAACGGTGGGGTGACCGGCGGGGGAACCCGGACTGA
- a CDS encoding helix-turn-helix transcriptional regulator, with protein sequence MTASSSTERLPRLLSLVPYFLARPGVLISEAAADFGVTQQQLRKDLELLWMCGLPGYGPGDLIDLSFDGDTVTVTYDAGMSRPLRLTAEEATALLVALRALADTPGVADTDAVRRTLAKIESAVGQAQPAGVVVGLAGRETRATAEVREPLQQALQDRRALRLRYYTISRDEITDRVVDPMRLLLVDGRSYLEAWCRRAEGVRLFRLDRIDEVEVLAEAAAPPPEAEPTDLSEGVYQPEPDHHLAVLVLEPDARWLAEYYPVDEVTELGDGRARVRMRYTDESWMARLMLGLGQDVRVEEPAHLAEHIRDRARAALRRAGLVPVD encoded by the coding sequence GTGACCGCCTCCTCCTCGACCGAGCGGCTGCCCCGGCTGCTCTCGCTCGTGCCGTACTTCCTGGCCCGGCCGGGTGTGCTGATCTCCGAGGCCGCCGCCGACTTCGGCGTCACCCAGCAGCAGCTGCGCAAGGACCTGGAGCTGCTGTGGATGTGCGGGCTGCCCGGGTACGGGCCCGGTGACCTGATCGACCTGTCCTTCGACGGTGACACCGTGACCGTCACCTACGACGCCGGGATGAGCAGGCCGCTGCGGCTGACCGCCGAGGAGGCCACCGCGCTGCTGGTGGCGTTGCGGGCGCTGGCCGACACCCCGGGCGTGGCCGACACCGACGCGGTGCGGCGCACGCTGGCCAAGATCGAGTCCGCGGTGGGCCAGGCCCAGCCCGCGGGCGTGGTGGTCGGCCTGGCCGGGCGCGAGACGCGGGCCACCGCCGAGGTGCGCGAGCCGTTGCAGCAGGCGTTGCAGGACCGGCGGGCGCTGCGGCTGCGGTACTACACGATCTCCCGGGACGAGATCACCGACCGGGTGGTCGACCCGATGCGGCTGCTGCTGGTGGACGGCCGCAGCTACCTGGAGGCCTGGTGCCGCCGGGCCGAGGGCGTGCGGCTGTTCCGGCTGGACCGCATCGACGAGGTCGAGGTGCTGGCCGAGGCCGCCGCGCCGCCGCCGGAGGCCGAGCCCACCGACCTCTCCGAGGGCGTCTACCAGCCCGAACCAGACCACCACCTGGCGGTGCTGGTGCTGGAGCCGGACGCGCGCTGGCTGGCCGAGTACTACCCGGTCGATGAGGTCACCGAGCTCGGCGACGGCCGGGCGCGGGTGCGCATGCGCTACACCGACGAGTCCTGGATGGCGCGGCTGATGCTGGGGCTGGGGCAGGACGTGCGGGTGGAGGAGCCCGCGCACCTGGCCGAGCACATCCGGGACCGGGCACGGGCGGCGCTGCGCCGGGCCGGACTGGTGCCGGTGGACTGA
- the tatA gene encoding Sec-independent protein translocase subunit TatA — protein MPIGVPELLIIAVVVVLLFGAKKMPDMARAVGRSMRIFKAETKTMREEDGDAAPQAQQPVQQPAPQAPQQPYAAQPLPPTQPVVQQPAPQVAPPLEQTQGRDNR, from the coding sequence GTGCCCATCGGAGTACCTGAACTGCTGATCATCGCCGTGGTGGTCGTGCTGCTCTTCGGCGCCAAGAAGATGCCGGACATGGCCCGCGCGGTCGGCCGCTCGATGCGGATCTTCAAGGCCGAGACCAAGACCATGCGCGAGGAGGACGGGGACGCCGCGCCGCAGGCGCAGCAGCCGGTGCAGCAGCCCGCCCCGCAGGCCCCCCAGCAGCCCTACGCCGCGCAGCCCCTGCCGCCCACCCAGCCGGTCGTCCAGCAGCCCGCGCCCCAGGTGGCGCCGCCGCTGGAGCAGACCCAGGGCCGCGACAACCGCTGA
- a CDS encoding YciI family protein, which produces MRFMVLVKGNADTEAGVMPSTQELEEMTRYNEELVKAGVMLAGEGLHPTSNGVRVAFDGDKRTVIDGPFTETKELLAGFWILEVGSREEVIEWVKRAPMREGSLEIRQVFTEEDFGDAMTDDIKAREQKMREQATEQQG; this is translated from the coding sequence ATGCGGTTCATGGTTCTGGTCAAGGGCAACGCGGACACCGAGGCGGGCGTGATGCCCTCCACGCAGGAGCTGGAGGAGATGACCCGCTACAACGAGGAGCTGGTCAAGGCGGGCGTGATGCTGGCCGGTGAGGGCCTGCACCCGACGTCGAACGGGGTGCGGGTGGCCTTCGACGGCGACAAGCGGACCGTGATCGACGGACCGTTCACCGAGACCAAGGAGCTGCTGGCGGGATTCTGGATCCTGGAGGTCGGCTCCCGCGAGGAGGTCATCGAATGGGTGAAGCGCGCCCCGATGCGCGAGGGTTCGCTGGAGATCCGCCAGGTCTTCACCGAGGAGGACTTCGGCGACGCGATGACCGACGACATCAAGGCCCGCGAGCAGAAGATGCGCGAGCAGGCGACCGAGCAGCAGGGCTGA
- the pafA gene encoding Pup--protein ligase: MQRRIFGIETEFGVTCTFHGQRRLSPDEVARYLFRRVVSWGRSSNVFLRNGSRLYLDVGSHPEYATAECDDLTQLVTHDKAGERILEDLLVDAERRLADEGIGGDIFLFKNNTDSAGNSYGCHENYLVARAGEFSRIADVLLPFLVTRQLICGAGKVLQTPRGAVYCLSQRAEHIWEGVSSATTRSRPIINTRDEPHADAERYRRLHVIVGDSNMSEVTTLLKVGSANLVLEMIEAGVQFRDFTLDNPIRAIREISHDLTGRRLVKLAGGREASALDIQREYYQRAVEHVGQRQPDPTANRVLELWGRTLDAVEAQDFSQIDRDIDWAIKHRLLERYQSKHNLELSSPRIAQLDLAYHDIRRGRGIFDLLQRKDLVHRVTDDGEIEAAKDSPPQSTRAKLRGDFIAAAQAAGRDFTVDWVHLKLNDQAQRTVLCKDPFRAVDERVERLIASL, from the coding sequence ATGCAGCGGCGGATCTTCGGCATCGAGACCGAATTCGGGGTGACCTGCACCTTCCACGGGCAGCGACGGCTGTCCCCGGACGAGGTGGCGCGGTATCTGTTCCGCCGGGTGGTCTCCTGGGGCCGGTCGTCCAACGTGTTCCTGCGCAACGGCTCCCGGCTCTACCTAGACGTCGGTTCGCACCCGGAGTACGCCACGGCGGAGTGCGACGACCTCACCCAGCTGGTGACCCACGACAAGGCGGGCGAGCGGATCCTGGAGGACCTGCTCGTCGACGCCGAGCGCAGGCTGGCCGATGAGGGCATCGGCGGTGACATCTTCCTGTTCAAGAACAACACCGACTCGGCGGGCAACTCCTACGGCTGCCACGAGAACTACCTGGTCGCCCGGGCCGGGGAGTTCTCCCGCATCGCCGACGTGCTGCTGCCGTTCCTGGTCACGCGGCAGCTGATCTGCGGTGCGGGCAAGGTGCTGCAGACCCCGCGCGGCGCGGTGTACTGCCTGTCCCAGCGCGCCGAGCACATCTGGGAGGGCGTCTCCAGCGCCACCACGCGCTCGCGGCCGATCATCAACACCCGCGACGAGCCGCACGCCGACGCCGAGCGGTACCGGCGCCTGCACGTCATCGTGGGCGACTCCAACATGTCCGAGGTGACCACGCTGCTCAAGGTGGGCAGCGCGAACCTCGTGCTGGAGATGATCGAGGCGGGCGTGCAGTTCCGCGACTTCACCCTGGACAACCCGATAAGGGCGATCCGCGAGATCAGCCACGACCTGACCGGGCGGCGCCTGGTCAAGCTCGCGGGCGGCCGGGAGGCCTCGGCGCTGGACATCCAGCGCGAGTACTACCAGCGCGCGGTCGAGCACGTCGGCCAGCGCCAGCCGGACCCGACCGCCAACCGCGTGCTGGAGCTGTGGGGCCGCACGCTGGACGCGGTGGAGGCCCAGGACTTCTCCCAGATCGACCGTGACATCGACTGGGCCATCAAGCACCGGCTGCTGGAGCGCTACCAGAGCAAGCACAACCTGGAGCTGTCCAGCCCGCGCATCGCCCAGCTCGACCTGGCCTACCACGACATCCGGCGCGGGCGGGGCATCTTCGACCTGTTGCAGCGCAAGGACCTCGTGCACCGGGTCACCGATGACGGCGAGATCGAGGCGGCCAAGGACAGCCCGCCGCAGTCCACCCGGGCCAAGCTGCGCGGTGACTTCATCGCCGCCGCGCAGGCCGCGGGCCGGGACTTCACCGTGGACTGGGTGCACCTCAAGCTCAACGACCAGGCGCAGCGCACCGTGCTGTGCAAGGATCCGTTCCGGGCGGTCGACGAGCGCGTGGAGCGCCTGATCGCCTCGCTGTAA
- the tatC gene encoding twin-arginine translocase subunit TatC, which produces MTLIEHLYELRHRLGLSVLAIFLGGVLAFLWWAYSVGPIPSLGTIVLEPYCSLSDRVTFGSGQSCQLLQTQPFEAFMVRLKVSLAVGAVLSSAVWLYQIWAFITPGLYQKERRYAGTFVSCAVALFLAGAVLAFFIIPKALEALVGFGGEQFATALAGSNYINFLLALLVIFGVSFELPLLIIMLNFAGVLSYDKLRRTRRGAIFGLFVFAAIATPGTDPFSMLALAVALSLLHELSIQVARIRDKRAARKRAAEGWDDNWGDDEASPITASPSPVEAVEPVTATPAPMVEQPRVRYDDDAT; this is translated from the coding sequence ATGACGCTCATCGAGCACCTTTACGAGCTGCGGCACCGGTTGGGTCTGTCAGTACTGGCCATCTTCCTCGGCGGGGTGCTGGCATTCCTGTGGTGGGCCTACTCGGTGGGCCCGATCCCGTCGCTGGGCACCATCGTGCTCGAGCCCTACTGCTCGCTGTCCGACCGCGTGACCTTCGGCAGCGGACAGTCCTGCCAGCTGTTGCAGACCCAGCCGTTCGAGGCGTTCATGGTGCGCCTGAAGGTCTCGCTGGCGGTGGGCGCCGTGCTCTCCAGCGCGGTCTGGCTCTACCAGATCTGGGCGTTCATCACGCCCGGCCTGTACCAGAAGGAACGGCGGTACGCGGGCACGTTCGTCAGCTGCGCGGTGGCGCTGTTCCTGGCGGGCGCGGTGCTGGCCTTCTTCATCATCCCGAAGGCGTTGGAAGCCCTGGTCGGCTTCGGTGGCGAGCAGTTCGCCACGGCGCTCGCGGGCAGCAACTACATCAACTTCCTGCTCGCCCTGCTGGTCATCTTCGGCGTCAGCTTCGAGCTGCCACTGCTGATCATCATGCTGAACTTCGCGGGCGTGCTCAGCTACGACAAGCTGCGGCGCACCCGCCGGGGCGCGATCTTCGGCCTGTTCGTCTTCGCCGCGATCGCCACCCCGGGCACCGACCCGTTCTCCATGCTCGCGCTGGCCGTGGCCCTGTCGCTGCTGCACGAGCTGTCCATCCAGGTCGCCCGCATCCGCGACAAGCGCGCCGCCCGCAAGCGGGCCGCCGAGGGCTGGGACGACAACTGGGGCGACGACGAGGCCTCCCCGATCACCGCCAGCCCCAGCCCGGTGGAAGCGGTCGAACCGGTCACGGCCACCCCCGCGCCGATGGTCGAGCAGCCCCGCGTCCGCTACGACGACGACGCCACGTGA
- a CDS encoding SRPBCC family protein: protein MLRFERHLKHSPRKVWRAVTDPAHLKHWFPAEFQAEQRIGAPIRFVFAGDAAPPGTGRVLEYDAPRVFAFTWQDANSTDVSVLRFELVPKPDGCLLVFTHALGGPGDLLVTTARHAAGWDGCLDVLEGLLAGHEHTPTMTEWFHRAEAYVARFGLATGESTPTPDGHLVRLKRDLVQPADGVWTFLTADTPPALGTPPPLPTTHGYQPAGPTTALEAPHRLTYLWLHEQAPAGEVHWHLTPQPSGCLLEVTQTIPRALPHLRAITLAAWQTHLELLFAALHGDIRCPWPADRTEELRKHYAKTLPG, encoded by the coding sequence GTGCTCCGCTTCGAGCGGCACCTGAAGCACTCCCCGCGCAAGGTCTGGCGAGCGGTCACCGACCCGGCCCACCTCAAGCACTGGTTCCCCGCCGAGTTCCAGGCCGAGCAACGCATAGGCGCGCCCATCAGGTTCGTCTTCGCGGGCGACGCGGCCCCGCCGGGCACGGGCCGCGTCCTGGAGTACGACGCTCCCCGGGTGTTCGCCTTCACCTGGCAGGACGCGAACTCCACCGACGTCTCGGTGCTCCGCTTCGAGCTGGTCCCGAAACCCGACGGCTGCCTGCTGGTCTTCACCCACGCACTGGGCGGCCCGGGCGACCTGCTGGTCACCACGGCGCGCCACGCGGCGGGCTGGGACGGCTGCCTGGACGTCCTGGAGGGACTCTTAGCGGGCCACGAGCACACCCCCACGATGACGGAGTGGTTCCACCGGGCCGAGGCCTACGTCGCCCGCTTCGGCCTGGCCACGGGCGAGAGCACCCCCACCCCCGACGGCCACCTGGTCCGCCTGAAGCGCGACCTGGTCCAGCCCGCTGACGGGGTCTGGACCTTCCTCACCGCCGACACCCCACCGGCCTTGGGCACCCCTCCCCCGCTGCCCACCACCCACGGCTACCAGCCCGCGGGCCCGACCACCGCCCTGGAGGCACCCCACCGGCTCACCTACCTCTGGCTGCACGAACAGGCCCCGGCGGGCGAGGTCCACTGGCACCTGACCCCCCAACCCTCCGGCTGCCTGCTCGAAGTCACCCAAACCATCCCGAGGGCCCTGCCCCACCTGCGCGCCATCACCCTGGCCGCCTGGCAAACCCACCTGGAACTCCTCTTCGCCGCCCTGCACGGCGACATCCGCTGCCCGTGGCCCGCCGACCGAACGGAGGAACTGCGCAAGCACTACGCCAAGACCCTCCCCGGCTGA
- a CDS encoding D-Ala-D-Ala carboxypeptidase family metallohydrolase produces the protein MAVLALLLGGAVALPGAALADGCYTWNRTLSPGATGEDVRQLQIRVSGYPGTGAVLGLDGDYGPATKAAVTRFQQAYGLPADGIAGAQTFTKLYALQDDDCTPVNFAYPELNDCNTTWSGGAVTAAQAKANALVSMWKLQALRHALGDQPIRVTSGFRSRTCNSNVGGATDSRHLYGDAVDLGAGPHSLCRLAQAARNHGFNGILGPGYPGHGDHTHVDHRGSRFWSASQCGI, from the coding sequence CTGGCCGTGCTAGCGCTCTTACTCGGCGGCGCCGTGGCCCTGCCCGGCGCCGCCCTGGCGGACGGCTGCTACACCTGGAACCGCACCCTGTCCCCGGGCGCCACCGGCGAGGACGTCCGCCAGCTCCAGATCCGCGTCTCGGGCTACCCGGGCACCGGCGCGGTCCTGGGCCTGGACGGCGACTACGGCCCGGCCACCAAGGCGGCGGTGACCCGCTTCCAACAGGCCTACGGCCTCCCGGCGGACGGCATCGCGGGCGCCCAGACCTTCACCAAGCTCTACGCGCTCCAGGACGACGACTGCACCCCGGTCAACTTCGCCTACCCAGAACTCAACGACTGCAACACAACCTGGTCGGGCGGCGCCGTCACCGCGGCCCAGGCCAAGGCGAACGCCCTGGTCTCCATGTGGAAGCTCCAGGCCCTCCGCCACGCCCTGGGCGACCAGCCCATCCGGGTCACCAGCGGTTTCCGAAGCCGAACCTGCAACTCCAACGTCGGCGGCGCCACGGACAGCCGCCACCTCTACGGCGACGCGGTAGACCTGGGCGCGGGCCCCCACTCCCTGTGCCGCCTGGCCCAGGCCGCCCGCAACCACGGCTTCAACGGCATCCTGGGCCCGGGCTACCCGGGCCACGGCGACCACACCCACGTGGACCACCGAGGCAGCCGCTTCTGGTCGGCCTCACAATGCGGCATCTGA
- a CDS encoding class I SAM-dependent methyltransferase codes for MTDVGAVFDAGRAEFVDWSPLLWWPMGVRTAEAAGLQTGERVLDVCCGAGASALPAADLVGESGLVHGVDLATELLAYARKVANRRGLHHAEFHDADVTTWQAPDGEPYDVLQCAYGVFFLPEMDTAVARLVDLVRPGGRVVVTTWAETATEGFGGHLVDAVRVYKPELPINSPVNLAAQRINTEEKLTAWLTAFGLAEVEVRPVDLSIPINEELAWSFVLGTGMRARLDGLSDYLVEAVRADFLHRLSVAGIDHMDARSLIGVGTR; via the coding sequence ATGACCGATGTGGGTGCGGTGTTCGACGCCGGTCGCGCGGAGTTCGTGGACTGGTCGCCGCTGCTGTGGTGGCCGATGGGGGTGCGGACGGCCGAGGCCGCCGGGCTCCAGACGGGCGAGCGGGTGCTGGACGTGTGCTGCGGGGCGGGCGCCTCGGCGCTGCCCGCGGCCGACCTGGTCGGGGAGAGCGGGCTCGTGCACGGGGTCGACCTGGCCACCGAGCTGCTGGCCTACGCCCGCAAGGTCGCCAACCGGCGCGGGCTCCACCACGCGGAGTTCCACGACGCCGACGTGACCACCTGGCAGGCCCCGGACGGGGAGCCCTACGACGTGCTCCAGTGCGCGTACGGGGTGTTCTTCCTGCCCGAGATGGACACCGCGGTGGCCCGGCTCGTCGACCTGGTCCGCCCCGGCGGGCGCGTGGTCGTCACCACGTGGGCCGAGACGGCCACGGAGGGCTTCGGCGGGCACCTGGTCGACGCCGTCCGGGTGTACAAGCCGGAGCTGCCCATCAACTCACCCGTCAACCTCGCCGCGCAGCGGATCAACACCGAGGAGAAGCTGACCGCCTGGCTCACCGCCTTCGGCCTGGCCGAGGTCGAGGTGCGGCCGGTGGACCTGAGCATCCCCATCAACGAGGAGCTGGCCTGGAGCTTCGTGCTCGGCACGGGCATGCGGGCCAGGCTGGACGGCCTGTCCGACTACCTGGTCGAGGCGGTCCGGGCGGACTTCCTGCACCGGCTGTCCGTGGCCGGGATCGACCACATGGACGCGCGCTCCCTGATCGGCGTCGGCACCCGCTGA